Genomic segment of bacterium:
AAGATGGCGAAAGACGCTGATGTATCGAAAACCAAAGCCGAAAAATCTTTGGAATCATTCATCGAAGCGATCTCCATGTCCTTGAAAAAAGGCAAAGCTGTAACGCTCGTTGGTTTCGGCACATTTAGCGTGGCAAAACGTAAAGCCCGTACGGGTCGCAATCCCCAAACCGGCGCTACGATCAAAATTGCTGCGGCTAAAGTTCCGAAATTCAAAGCCGGCAAAGCCCTCAAGAACACGGTAAAAAAAGGTTAATCGCTTTCACTCCCTCCGTAATAGGTGAAGAAAGCGGTCACCTAAAGTCTCTCGGATATACCGGGAGACTTTTTTATTTTTTGGCTTGATTGCCTTACCCTCATCCCATACATTTTGCCGAATGGAAACTATGTTCTCATGTCTAAACTAATTCTTGGCATCTTAGCCTCCGGCAATGGCTCCAATTGCAGGGCTATCCATAAAGCGATAACCGATGGATTGTGTAAAGCTCAAATCGGTGTAATCATCAGCAATCACGCGGAAGCAGGCGTTTTGCAGTTTGCTCGTGAGAACGGTATTCCGGCTTTTCATATCGCCAGTGAACAGTTTTCTGAAATTTCAGAATTTCATGCAGCGATCAAAAATTGTTTATCACAGCATCAGGTCCATTTGGTTGTTTTGGCCGGTTATATG
This window contains:
- a CDS encoding HU family DNA-binding protein, giving the protein MTKADLVAKMAKDADVSKTKAEKSLESFIEAISMSLKKGKAVTLVGFGTFSVAKRKARTGRNPQTGATIKIAAAKVPKFKAGKALKNTVKKG